Below is a genomic region from Candidatus Micrarchaeum acidiphilum ARMAN-2.
ATGTGTAAATAGGGGAATCAAGTCGTTCGTTATCGTATATGGCCCTTCTGAACAAGGGATCAAAAAGACCGCGGAGCCTTTAAATGTTGCCAAGAAATTGGTCATTCCTTTGAGAGATGATATTTCAAATAGCCCGGCATTGATTGGGAAGCGGGTCAATGAAGAGATACGCATTAACGGTTTTGACCGAAGAAAAGCAATGCTTGTTACTAGGAATATTGAAGATCCGCAATAAATCACAATTCAGGCATTGAAAACAGAATCGCCGAGACATATTGCTCAAGCATCAGGTTTCGTTCAGCCAGTATGCATTCAGTACATTGGTATATAAACCAATCACATTTTACATAGGGTTAAAAAGCTTGCCCTGACGCCGGAAAGCAATAAATAAACAAACGTTGATAGGCAATAGGTGAAACCATGCCAAAAGAATCATTTGCCTGCAAAGATATAGGTATGTCATGTGGCTTCAAGGCTGAAGCACAATCTGAAGAAGAACTAATGAAAAAAATAGCCGAACATGCAAAGAAGGCGCACAACATGAGCAGCATAGATGCGGCCACCATGTCCAAAGTAAAAGCGGCTATAAAGAGAGCATAATCAAATAACTGCAAGCGTACTAATTTTTCTATTTCTTTTTTTTATCAAAAATGGCGGCATAGCCTCCAGCGCAAGCCTGAATTTCAAGTGCCGGTCACGACCATAAAAAGCCAAAGGCTGCACCTTTGTTAAGCACACCAAAAAAGAAAAAAATGTAAAAGAAGGCAAAGAAGAGCGTAATCACATAAGGGTTATCTCTATCTGGACCGTGTCAGGGACCGCTATTCTCATTATCTGCCTGAGAGCCTGGTCATTCGCATAGATCTTCATGAGCCTCTTGTGAATCCTGAGCTCCCATTTCTCGAATGTGTGGCTGCCGTCAGCCCCAGGAGCCTTCCTGGTTGCCAGCTTTATCTTCTTGGTCGGCAGCGGGAACGGACCCCTGGTCTTTATGTTGAGCGAGGACGTAATGGTCTTTATCTGCTGCATTACCGAATCCGCGTCGTCCTTCGATATGCTCGCAAGCTTTATTACTGCTGTATCGCTCATTTCACCACACTATTTCTGCAACGGCACTATGTCCAGTATTACTCCTGCGCCTACGGTTTCTCCCATATCCCTTATTGCGAACCTTCCCATCTGCGGGAACTCGCTGTACTTTTCTGCAGATATGGGCTTTGTGGGCTTTATCTTCACTATGGCTATATCGCCCGTCTTTATGGTCTCGGGATTCTTTTCCATTGTCTGGCCGGTCTTCGGGTCCTTCTTTTCAAGTATGTCTGTTATGGTGCACGCTATCTGCGCCGTGTGTATGTGGAACACTGGCGTATAGCCCTTTGCTATAACGTTCTGGTGGTGCAGCACTATTATCTGCGCAGTAAACTCTGATACTACATTGGGCGGGTTTGAAACAGGTCCGACTACGTCTCCCCTCTTCACGTCCTTTCTGTCAACGCCCTTTATGTTGAATCCTACGTTGTCGCCAGGCTCTGCCTTCTGCAGCGGCTGGTGGTGCATCTCTATGCTCTTGACCTCGGCTTTTATGCCGCTTGGCATTATGATTATCTGGTCTCCCGGCTTCATGACGCCTGTCTCTACCCTGCCTACTGGCACAGTTCCGAATCCGGACTTGCTGTAAACGTCCTGTATCGGCAGCCTGAGTGGCTTGTCCGTGGGCTTGGTCGGGACATTGAGCAAATCAAGGCTTCCGAGCAGAGTCGGGCCGTTGTACCACGGCAGCTTGTCGGATTTCTTGGCTACGTTGTCCCCCTGAAGCGCTGAATATGGCACTACCATCATCGAGTCAACATTCCTGTATCCGAGCGACTTTAGCAGGTCAGTGACCGCCTTCTTGGTGGCTTCGAACTTGGCCTGCTCGTAGTTTGCAGCGTCCATCTTGTTAACTCCTATTATTACCTGCTGTATGCCGAGCACGTTTGCAAGTATTGCGTGTTCCCTTGTCTGCGCCTGCACTCCGTCAACCGCGCTTACGACAAGCACTGCTGCATCGGCCTGGCTTGCTCCGGTTATCATGTTCTTGACGAAGTCCCTGTGCCCTGGCGCGTCTATTATGGTAAAATAGAATTTCTGGGTCTGGAAGTCCCTGTGCATTATGTCTATTGTTATGCCTCTTTCCCTTTCCTCCTTGAGCTGGTCCATTACGAATGCAAATTCGAACGTGGGCCTGTTCATCTGCTGGGTAAGCTCCTTGTACCTTGCTATATCCCTGTCGGTAATAACTCCCGTTTCAAAGAGCAGCCTTCCAACTGTGGTTGACTTTCCATGGTCAACGTGTCCTATAAAGATCAGGTTCATATGTGGTTTATCTGCCATTTTATTCACCAATTTAAGTATAATTCCGAATCGGCATGCAAGCATGCAACTTCAAACACTAAGCTTAATCATAATAAAGATATTTAAAGCATACCCAAAAACGAACCGATGCTCTGGGCTGTAATATTTTATCCGGAAAGATTTTTATAACCTATGGTAATTGCCAAAACACTGACAGAAGTAATATTAATTGCGATAGGTTTTTATATATTATCTATAATCTATATCCTAGCTGTTTAAGGTGATCTGAATGCCTAAAGACGAAAGCGAAGAGGACGAAGAAGAAGAGGAAGAAGAGGACGAAGAAGAAGACGAGTCCGACGAAGATAGCGAAGACAGCGACTACTGAGTCCAATAAGCAAGCTATTTTTTTGTTTGTTTGTTTTATACCGTTCTTATTCTGATTTTATTATTAATATGCAGCCACAGCCGTAGCCTTGCCCTGCCTCTAGTATATCTTTGTGCCTGCGCCCTTGCCGTAAAGTACCTTAGAAAGGCTGCCGCGCTTCCTGAGGCTTATTATATACGCCGAAGTGCCTGCACGGAGCTTTCCTATTTCCGCAAGCTTCCTTTTCATGCCCCCTGTCACGTCATTCACGTCCCAAGTATAAAGCTTGCCAATATTCTGCTTTCTTACGGCCTTTAAAATCCTGCCATCGCTGCTTCTTATGCCGTCTATGTCTATTCCAAATATAAGCGCCTTGGCGCCAAGCATGTTTGCAAGGTAGACCGCAATATCATCGCCAGAAAGCACCGAAACCCCATACTTGCTGTCCGGAGGCGCGTCGCTGTGCATAATCGGCACAAAGCCCATGTCAAGATACGCTTTTACCGGATACAAGTTAAATTCCGTTATCCTGCCGGAGCTGGTGCGCACCATGGACGGCACCGAAAGCTCTATGGCAGCATGCCCATAAGCTATGAATCTGTCAATCATTGTGGCGGTTATCTTGGAAAC
It encodes:
- a CDS encoding ribosomal protein S10 — encoded protein: MSDTAVIKLASISKDDADSVMQQIKTITSSLNIKTRGPFPLPTKKIKLATRKAPGADGSHTFEKWELRIHKRLMKIYANDQALRQIMRIAVPDTVQIEITLM
- a CDS encoding translation elongation factor EF-1, subunit alpha, coding for MADKPHMNLIFIGHVDHGKSTTVGRLLFETGVITDRDIARYKELTQQMNRPTFEFAFVMDQLKEERERGITIDIMHRDFQTQKFYFTIIDAPGHRDFVKNMITGASQADAAVLVVSAVDGVQAQTREHAILANVLGIQQVIIGVNKMDAANYEQAKFEATKKAVTDLLKSLGYRNVDSMMVVPYSALQGDNVAKKSDKLPWYNGPTLLGSLDLLNVPTKPTDKPLRLPIQDVYSKSGFGTVPVGRVETGVMKPGDQIIIMPSGIKAEVKSIEMHHQPLQKAEPGDNVGFNIKGVDRKDVKRGDVVGPVSNPPNVVSEFTAQIIVLHHQNVIAKGYTPVFHIHTAQIACTITDILEKKDPKTGQTMEKNPETIKTGDIAIVKIKPTKPISAEKYSEFPQMGRFAIRDMGETVGAGVILDIVPLQK
- a CDS encoding aspartate/glutamate/uridylate kinase, producing the protein MRKVTYVLKVGGAALTDKNTGRSFVSEVSDYVAADIRKGTRIIVVHGAGYGAHRFVRSRGMRRAADNQADWARLRRNVSKITATMIDRFIAYGHAAIELSVPSMVRTSSGRITEFNLYPVKAYLDMGFVPIMHSDAPPDSKYGVSVLSGDDIAVYLANMLGAKALIFGIDIDGIRSSDGRILKAVRKQNIGKLYTWDVNDVTGGMKRKLAEIGKLRAGTSAYIISLRKRGSLSKVLYGKGAGTKIY